In one Streptomyces sp. NBC_01288 genomic region, the following are encoded:
- a CDS encoding sacsin N-terminal ATP-binding-like domain-containing protein, translated as MTGAIERAVRAAEKLFDMEGLAGAADIPEPEGADATHAAVAKLGELFARLPGQMRYGLERQRENGGDLSTDRLQGLSEIVQNADDLGASQVRILVRDTELLVAHDGSPVQLPDVMALAMPWLTSKAEDPDSTGRFGIGLMTLRRLSPVLEVYCCDYRVRIGDPHVAVPEPYPIPKAVADDGWTVLRMPFAEPGLIASEDVDEWLDDWGDGALLFLDRVRTVIHTDEDCSARRELALQWGEAQHHEAAVGGVATTVTTRTARATDGESWSVSHAVIQSPEGVSRTRKAVGDETTLAVALPQHGVEAALHAAPGRLHVGLPVMELGVPVCVSAQFDPNPSRQQLNDTDWNVALCPLVADLWAAAVIRQFRQDPAEAWQSVPLPGDVQQTKSPESALEKLLLDRARAKVSHELRLLMPGEGRSLGLSHLAVADAALIGVLTEAEIAGVVEREAILPELARDAGGRWRDVLEDWAENGGAAPANVGVQDALKLLNDTSRTPEATVALAATAIGVDEAIPLLWLRWLVDVDGERYSVPGADAPIVFTDQARGLSAALGFSRVLHQAYLVPTAESSRVRDWLGERGVFVTGEDPVPAVRRLAARGARRDNGPLSLDDGQLLALRDGFLRVPAKERVALGRDVGKAILLKARRYGSDGQREDVEVAPADSYLPAGLDGADREGTFELAAGRVRGLSWLRSRYVQVLRGAGTGLGAQAFLRLLGASTTPRLRAHPKAEHRYSGSYPNEGVRVSQTPHPKERSDHLRAKGATFTLHEYDSPVLAAVARDIAREQDALARRRRAAALLRVLRRTWSTLSEHATVRAVKDSYGWVDLGETDAFWLWQLKYTPWLDNRDGVPTAPADLRERTTGTVAVYGDNGAGFLHQDLQEVVGKRGEVLTALGVTGEAGVDDLLKCLRELRQQSSRSGLHDHPAARILYQALAERLAENRGRMAGMLAKITRAFNSGTGLVLTTSGWRKPRDCFRGLAVFGCWGTFAPALDDDEAFWKALGVPEPGVDDAVAVIREIAKETKRQELSEADASTVEAVVLQTLQLLARLATARPEEANATRLGRLPLRTSHGWFSKRPVYAVDAALADALGEQVPVWLPGAELEQFRALLGPLRVHEVKPQDITPCSPDKAPVDPEATSLIRAALALLREDLQRNASAIARSLNGSWDELIAVEVRVAPRVECHVHLLDAEPVLVHMGTALDLPTRSLYAVDNRALGRASEMGRTVAALFAQGRREVAHAWAAAYDEAEKGREAVRLSLAEEQAERDRAAADAEIAQRLVSLQEEHTERRAQAGDKGRSSVRPATGRSQGTSGTVPAVNSPATVRRQLVDPERFRLVDDGRITTGTPGVIHPSGEERAQSGVTLPRPRTEPAVPSSQSVPRSYTTVEQEAVAIQFLAQVLGAEAEPQWLRDLRAQHGLGADAVDRLSRFYELKTMYGPEQDTVTFTPSEFERAASEENFFLVVVSGLEQGAAGAPCVRLIPYPLHQLVVRSSGNVTLSGIRKTQSLVHDFTPRE; from the coding sequence ATGACGGGGGCGATTGAGCGGGCGGTTCGCGCTGCGGAGAAGCTCTTTGACATGGAGGGGTTGGCTGGCGCGGCGGATATACCTGAGCCTGAAGGAGCGGATGCGACGCATGCCGCGGTCGCTAAGTTGGGTGAACTCTTTGCCAGGTTGCCCGGGCAGATGCGGTACGGCCTGGAGCGTCAGCGTGAGAACGGTGGGGATCTGTCCACCGACCGTCTGCAGGGGTTGTCGGAAATCGTGCAGAACGCCGATGACCTCGGGGCCTCTCAGGTTCGGATTCTCGTACGTGACACAGAGCTGCTCGTCGCTCATGACGGGAGTCCGGTGCAGCTGCCGGACGTCATGGCGCTGGCCATGCCCTGGTTGACCAGCAAAGCCGAGGATCCCGACTCGACGGGCCGCTTCGGGATCGGGCTGATGACTCTGCGACGGCTCTCGCCCGTACTGGAGGTGTACTGCTGCGACTACCGGGTGCGGATCGGTGATCCGCACGTGGCTGTCCCGGAGCCCTACCCGATCCCCAAGGCTGTGGCCGACGACGGTTGGACCGTTCTGCGGATGCCTTTCGCAGAGCCTGGACTCATCGCCAGCGAGGATGTGGACGAGTGGCTCGACGACTGGGGAGACGGGGCGCTGCTGTTCCTCGACCGCGTCCGTACGGTAATCCACACGGATGAGGACTGCAGCGCCCGGCGCGAGCTGGCGTTGCAATGGGGTGAGGCACAGCACCACGAGGCAGCGGTGGGCGGTGTCGCGACCACGGTCACGACGAGGACGGCACGTGCTACGGATGGCGAGTCCTGGAGTGTGAGCCATGCAGTCATCCAGAGCCCCGAAGGAGTAAGCCGAACGCGCAAGGCCGTTGGCGACGAAACAACGCTCGCTGTCGCCCTGCCACAGCACGGCGTGGAGGCCGCCCTTCATGCGGCGCCTGGGCGCCTGCATGTAGGGCTTCCTGTCATGGAATTGGGCGTACCCGTCTGTGTGAGCGCGCAGTTCGACCCCAACCCCAGCCGTCAGCAGCTGAATGACACCGACTGGAACGTTGCCCTGTGCCCCTTGGTTGCAGATCTCTGGGCGGCGGCGGTGATTCGGCAGTTCCGGCAGGATCCGGCGGAGGCATGGCAGAGCGTGCCGCTACCTGGTGACGTTCAGCAGACCAAAAGCCCTGAATCCGCCCTGGAGAAACTCCTGCTGGACCGGGCCCGAGCGAAGGTGTCACACGAACTACGTCTGCTGATGCCTGGGGAAGGCCGCAGCCTTGGTCTCTCGCACCTCGCTGTGGCGGACGCGGCACTTATCGGCGTGCTCACCGAGGCTGAGATCGCCGGTGTGGTGGAACGCGAAGCAATCCTGCCGGAGCTGGCACGGGATGCCGGTGGCCGGTGGCGCGATGTTCTGGAGGACTGGGCGGAGAACGGCGGCGCGGCGCCAGCGAACGTCGGTGTCCAGGACGCGTTGAAACTGCTCAATGACACGTCCCGTACACCGGAGGCCACAGTCGCCCTCGCCGCGACGGCTATCGGGGTCGATGAGGCGATCCCGCTCTTGTGGCTGCGGTGGCTGGTTGACGTCGACGGGGAGCGATACTCCGTCCCGGGCGCCGACGCCCCGATCGTCTTCACGGACCAGGCTCGTGGTCTCTCCGCAGCTCTGGGATTCAGCCGGGTCCTGCACCAGGCCTATCTGGTGCCTACGGCCGAGTCGAGCAGGGTCCGTGATTGGCTAGGCGAGAGGGGTGTTTTTGTCACCGGCGAGGATCCGGTGCCGGCCGTTCGGCGGCTCGCGGCCCGTGGTGCCCGCCGTGACAACGGCCCATTGAGCCTGGATGACGGGCAATTGCTTGCCTTGCGTGACGGATTCCTGCGTGTGCCGGCGAAGGAACGCGTGGCGCTGGGCCGCGATGTGGGTAAGGCGATCCTCCTCAAGGCTCGGCGGTACGGATCTGACGGGCAGCGCGAGGATGTCGAGGTCGCCCCTGCCGACTCGTATCTGCCGGCTGGTCTGGACGGTGCGGACCGCGAGGGTACTTTCGAGCTAGCCGCTGGTCGGGTACGCGGACTTTCCTGGCTGCGTTCCCGCTATGTCCAGGTTCTGCGAGGCGCTGGCACCGGTCTGGGAGCACAGGCGTTCCTGCGGTTGCTCGGTGCCTCGACGACACCCCGGCTTCGCGCGCACCCGAAGGCCGAACACCGGTACAGCGGCTCGTACCCTAACGAGGGCGTGCGGGTGAGCCAAACTCCTCACCCCAAGGAGCGCAGCGACCATCTACGGGCCAAGGGCGCTACGTTCACCCTCCATGAATATGACAGCCCCGTCTTGGCGGCCGTTGCGCGGGACATTGCCCGGGAACAGGACGCGCTGGCGAGGCGACGCAGGGCTGCCGCTCTCCTGCGGGTACTCAGACGTACCTGGAGCACTCTCTCCGAGCACGCCACGGTCCGCGCAGTGAAGGACTCGTACGGCTGGGTGGACCTCGGTGAGACGGACGCCTTCTGGCTGTGGCAGCTCAAGTACACGCCTTGGCTGGACAACCGGGACGGGGTGCCCACCGCCCCAGCCGACTTGCGGGAGCGGACGACCGGCACTGTCGCCGTCTACGGGGACAACGGGGCCGGGTTCCTCCACCAGGATCTGCAAGAAGTGGTGGGTAAGCGGGGAGAGGTGCTGACCGCTCTCGGCGTCACCGGTGAGGCTGGCGTTGATGACCTGCTCAAGTGCCTGCGAGAACTGCGACAACAGAGCAGCCGGAGCGGCTTGCATGATCACCCGGCTGCCCGGATTCTCTACCAGGCCCTGGCGGAACGCCTCGCCGAGAACCGCGGGCGAATGGCTGGCATGCTCGCAAAAATCACCCGCGCCTTTAACAGCGGAACAGGGCTGGTCCTCACCACCTCTGGGTGGCGCAAGCCACGGGACTGTTTCCGCGGACTCGCGGTCTTCGGCTGCTGGGGCACCTTCGCCCCAGCCCTGGACGACGACGAGGCGTTCTGGAAGGCGCTTGGCGTTCCAGAGCCCGGTGTGGACGATGCCGTCGCTGTCATCAGAGAAATCGCCAAGGAGACCAAACGGCAAGAACTCTCCGAGGCAGATGCCAGCACGGTCGAGGCCGTCGTGCTTCAGACGCTACAGCTACTTGCCCGGCTGGCCACGGCACGACCTGAGGAAGCGAACGCCACCCGCCTCGGACGGCTGCCTTTGCGGACCAGCCACGGTTGGTTTAGCAAGCGGCCCGTCTACGCGGTCGACGCAGCGCTGGCCGATGCTCTAGGAGAGCAGGTCCCGGTCTGGCTGCCCGGAGCCGAACTCGAACAGTTCCGGGCGTTGCTCGGGCCACTCCGCGTGCATGAGGTGAAGCCGCAGGACATCACGCCCTGTTCTCCGGACAAGGCGCCCGTGGATCCGGAGGCCACTTCGTTGATACGAGCAGCCCTTGCTCTGCTGCGCGAGGATCTACAGCGCAACGCGTCCGCGATCGCGCGATCCCTCAACGGGTCTTGGGACGAACTCATCGCCGTAGAAGTGAGAGTCGCGCCGCGAGTGGAATGCCACGTTCACCTGCTCGACGCGGAACCGGTTCTGGTGCACATGGGCACGGCGCTCGACCTGCCGACCAGGAGCCTGTACGCGGTGGATAATCGCGCCTTGGGTCGGGCCTCCGAGATGGGCCGAACCGTAGCCGCCCTCTTCGCACAGGGACGAAGGGAGGTGGCCCACGCCTGGGCGGCCGCGTACGACGAGGCGGAGAAAGGGCGCGAGGCGGTCCGGCTGAGCCTGGCCGAGGAACAAGCGGAGAGGGACAGAGCCGCGGCCGATGCTGAGATCGCGCAAAGGCTGGTATCGCTCCAGGAGGAGCACACTGAACGCCGCGCGCAAGCCGGTGACAAGGGCAGATCCAGTGTGCGTCCTGCCACGGGAAGAAGCCAGGGAACTTCGGGCACCGTTCCAGCGGTCAACAGCCCTGCCACGGTGCGGCGACAGCTCGTCGATCCAGAGAGATTTCGCCTCGTGGACGACGGCCGCATCACGACAGGAACCCCTGGCGTCATCCACCCATCGGGGGAAGAGCGGGCCCAGTCCGGGGTCACCCTGCCACGCCCCCGGACGGAACCGGCGGTACCAAGTTCACAGTCGGTACCGCGTTCTTACACAACGGTCGAGCAAGAGGCTGTGGCCATCCAGTTCCTGGCCCAGGTATTGGGGGCCGAAGCGGAACCTCAGTGGCTTCGAGATCTCCGTGCACAGCACGGTCTGGGTGCGGATGCCGTGGACCGCCTGTCCCGTTTCTACGAACTCAAGACCATGTATGGGCCAGAGCAGGACACGGTGACCTTTACGCCTTCAGAATTCGAGCGTGCCGCCTCCGAGGAGAACTTCTTCCTTGTTGTCGTCTCCGGATTGGAGCAAGGCGCGGCAGGCGCACCGTGCGTACGCCTCATTCCATACCCGCTGCACCAACTCGTCGTTCGATCAAGCGGCAACGTAACCCTGAGTGGCATCAGAAAGACACAGAGCCTTGTCCACGACTTCACGCCACGGGAGTGA
- a CDS encoding ParA family protein, with the protein MNENTRHKTVAAATGRVWDAFVIVVGMLKGGTAKTTSAWFIARYYAVVLGLPTLLLDADASSQSAYDWFKVAQAAGFEIPGNLMVERYPFDDIAEYIRTKRAEFGAIVVDAGGGSAKLFHEAVTEANLLLVPVAPTKIERRKLVATFDEAERAAARNQRDVTAHVVMVKADDRTSLPRNARDKLLEPAQGEGIGPDRDEPFPLADTTIHSWVHYMEAFGEIPTELSEYTKLMKELTA; encoded by the coding sequence GTGAACGAGAACACCCGTCACAAGACCGTGGCCGCGGCCACCGGACGCGTCTGGGACGCGTTCGTCATCGTGGTCGGCATGCTCAAGGGCGGGACTGCCAAGACCACCTCCGCCTGGTTCATCGCTCGCTACTACGCCGTCGTGCTCGGCCTGCCCACCCTGCTTCTCGACGCCGACGCGTCCAGCCAGTCCGCCTACGACTGGTTCAAAGTCGCCCAGGCCGCAGGCTTCGAGATCCCCGGCAACCTGATGGTCGAGCGGTACCCGTTCGACGACATCGCCGAGTACATCCGTACCAAGCGCGCCGAGTTCGGCGCGATCGTGGTCGACGCCGGCGGCGGCAGCGCGAAGCTGTTCCACGAGGCCGTCACCGAGGCAAACCTCCTGCTCGTCCCCGTGGCCCCCACCAAGATCGAGCGCCGCAAGCTCGTAGCCACCTTCGACGAGGCCGAACGCGCCGCCGCCCGCAACCAGCGGGACGTCACCGCCCACGTGGTCATGGTCAAGGCCGACGACCGCACCAGCCTCCCCCGAAACGCCCGGGACAAGCTCCTGGAGCCTGCCCAGGGTGAGGGCATCGGACCCGACCGCGACGAACCCTTCCCGCTCGCCGACACCACCATCCACTCCTGGGTCCACTACATGGAGGCCTTCGGCGAGATCCCCACCGAACTGAGCGAATACACCAAGCTGATGAAGGAGCTGACGGCATGA